A genomic segment from uncultured Marinifilum sp. encodes:
- a CDS encoding protein-disulfide reductase DsbD domain-containing protein: MKNKIAVLLVLMMSVSLISFAQILTPAKWTSELSKKEIKVGDEIEIIFKAKIDKSWHVYSNDFDPELGPILIEFDFEADASYERVGKVRPVNAVKHYDKIWEGDVSYFENTAEMRQTIKVKSLPLHIEGTFDFQTCSDQTGQCVMGDDEFDFTYPAK, translated from the coding sequence ATGAAAAATAAAATTGCAGTACTTCTGGTACTAATGATGAGCGTATCGCTTATTTCGTTTGCACAAATTTTAACTCCTGCGAAGTGGACTTCAGAATTATCGAAGAAAGAAATTAAGGTGGGAGATGAGATTGAAATTATTTTCAAAGCAAAAATTGACAAAAGCTGGCATGTGTATTCCAATGATTTCGATCCTGAATTAGGCCCAATTTTAATTGAATTCGATTTTGAGGCTGATGCAAGTTACGAAAGAGTTGGTAAGGTTCGTCCTGTTAATGCAGTGAAACACTACGACAAAATATGGGAGGGCGATGTAAGTTATTTCGAAAATACTGCTGAAATGCGTCAAACCATTAAGGTAAAAAGTTTGCCACTACACATCGAAGGAACCTTCGATTTTCAAACCTGTTCCGACCAAACCGGACAATGTGTAATGGGGGATGATGAATTTGATTTTACTTATCCTGCTAAATAA
- the trxB gene encoding thioredoxin-disulfide reductase translates to MDKKENILEKVKCLIIGSGPAGYTAGIYASRANLSPVIIEGLQPGGQLTTTTEIDNFPGYPEGISGPLMMGELKKQAERFGCDCRWGIVTKAELDKRPFKLTIDGNKEIETESVIIATGATAKYLGLESEEKYKGSGVSACATCDGFFYKGKNVAVVGGGDTACEEASYLAGLCNKVYLIVRKDYLRASKAMQERVFNTQNIEVLFEHNTKELTGENGVEACTLLKKAGTPQEEEVKIDIDGFFLAIGHHPNSDIFSKYVDTDEQGYIITQAGTPMTNIKGVFACGDVQDPNYRQAITSAASGCQAAIEAERYLAELN, encoded by the coding sequence ATGGATAAAAAAGAAAATATTTTGGAAAAAGTTAAATGCTTAATTATTGGATCAGGACCAGCTGGTTACACAGCAGGAATTTATGCTTCGAGAGCCAATTTAAGTCCGGTAATTATTGAAGGTTTGCAGCCTGGCGGTCAGCTTACCACAACAACAGAAATTGATAATTTTCCAGGATATCCCGAAGGTATTAGTGGTCCGCTTATGATGGGGGAATTAAAAAAGCAGGCAGAACGATTTGGTTGCGATTGCCGTTGGGGAATTGTAACTAAAGCAGAATTAGATAAGAGACCATTTAAGCTTACTATCGACGGAAATAAGGAAATAGAGACCGAATCGGTAATTATTGCTACTGGTGCAACTGCAAAATATTTGGGACTCGAAAGCGAAGAAAAGTATAAAGGCTCGGGTGTGTCGGCTTGTGCTACCTGCGATGGTTTTTTCTATAAAGGTAAAAATGTAGCTGTTGTAGGTGGAGGCGATACTGCTTGCGAAGAGGCCTCATATCTTGCAGGTCTTTGTAATAAAGTATACCTGATTGTTCGTAAAGACTATTTAAGAGCATCAAAAGCAATGCAAGAGAGGGTTTTTAACACTCAAAACATAGAAGTATTGTTCGAGCACAATACCAAAGAGTTAACAGGCGAAAATGGAGTGGAAGCTTGTACTTTGTTAAAAAAAGCCGGAACTCCTCAGGAAGAGGAAGTTAAAATTGATATAGATGGGTTCTTTTTAGCGATTGGTCATCACCCTAATTCGGATATTTTTAGTAAATATGTAGATACCGACGAACAGGGATATATCATTACTCAGGCAGGTACACCAATGACAAATATAAAAGGAGTTTTTGCTTGTGGCGATGTTCAGGATCCTAATTACCGTCAGGCAATTACCTCTGCTGCTTCAGGATGTCAGGCCGCAATCGAAGCAGAAAGATATTTGGCTGAGTTAAATTAA
- a CDS encoding insulinase family protein, producing MKKFLSLLAVSTILFSGINSQAQNSTTIPLKSDVKHGKLTNGMTYYVMHNEEPKDRASFYFVQNVGAILEDEHQNGLAHFLEHMAFNGLEHYPGKNMINYLEKNGIQFGRDINAYTAQDETVYNISNIPTNNENLLDSTLLVLHDWSGGLLLEGKEIESERGVIHEEWRTRRNSRFRIGMQRNPVMYNHSQYAIRDVIGSLDVIDNFEHQALRDYYKKWYRPDNQAVVVVGDIDAAKVEEKIKALFSKIPMPKNAAERIYYQVEDSKETQYVLAKDKEAKSVSINWIFRKPITTVRDENYLREGLAESMFSTMLNNRFKELMQKPECPAVAMEVGGFEMCRTKAANYLYVAPKENKEIEAFETFMTEFTRVQRFGFTESELNRVKLSFLRSYESYLQGKDKISNEDWAKTFQQHFLKAEPAPSVEWDVEFGQKVIPEITLQEVNSMLKNYSNVKNSVFALSGPDKAEINYPGKEELFASLKKVMTSNIEAYADETGDAPLVTDELTEKKFVSESVVKGTDAKLYTLENGARVIVLPTDYSKDEILFSSYSLGGSSLLEREDMESGEMATMLAQISGVGEFNAIQLRKKLTGKIAGVKPQLSSYTEGFSGSASPKDFETMLQLLYQYFEHPRFDQNVFQAQMGAIKNNLQNAKADNGKALKDTIGQLMSDYHERALMFNDEFVNNIDFEKAKKIYLDRFKDASDFTFFFVGNIDEEKHLPLIRKYVGSISSEKRQEKWIDRKVRMAEGKAQRIFEREMQVPKTTVYLAIDNEMEYNLETRMYARVVAELLSKRYMETIREEEGGTYGVSVRPSISKRPYEHVGLTINFDCGPEKQERLRELVYQELDAIVKTVNETDLDEIKKNYIKSRAESEKENSFWLSVIQSSLMNDEPIANTEEYNKLVNSISAKKVQEFAKKLFKKYDSVEVVMNPKNS from the coding sequence ATGAAGAAATTTTTAAGCCTACTCGCGGTGAGTACTATTTTGTTCTCTGGAATTAATAGCCAGGCTCAAAATTCAACAACAATTCCTTTAAAATCAGATGTGAAGCATGGTAAGCTTACAAATGGTATGACTTATTATGTAATGCACAACGAAGAGCCGAAAGATCGTGCAAGCTTTTATTTTGTGCAAAACGTAGGTGCCATTTTAGAAGACGAACATCAAAATGGTTTGGCTCACTTTTTAGAGCACATGGCCTTTAACGGTTTAGAGCATTACCCGGGGAAAAATATGATTAATTATCTTGAAAAGAACGGTATTCAGTTCGGTAGAGATATCAATGCATACACTGCTCAGGACGAAACAGTTTATAATATCAGTAATATTCCAACGAATAATGAAAACCTTTTAGATTCAACTCTTTTGGTTTTGCATGATTGGTCGGGAGGATTGCTACTGGAAGGAAAAGAAATTGAATCGGAGCGAGGTGTAATTCATGAAGAGTGGAGAACTCGCAGAAATTCTCGTTTCAGAATAGGAATGCAAAGAAATCCTGTTATGTACAACCATTCGCAGTATGCAATTCGCGATGTAATTGGGTCTTTAGATGTAATTGATAATTTTGAACATCAGGCTTTACGCGATTACTACAAGAAATGGTATCGCCCCGATAATCAGGCTGTAGTGGTAGTGGGTGATATTGACGCAGCAAAAGTTGAAGAAAAAATAAAAGCATTATTCTCAAAGATTCCGATGCCCAAAAATGCAGCCGAAAGAATTTACTATCAAGTTGAAGATAGTAAAGAAACTCAGTATGTGTTGGCAAAAGATAAAGAGGCAAAATCTGTTTCTATTAACTGGATTTTCCGTAAACCGATAACTACTGTTCGCGACGAAAACTATTTGAGAGAAGGTTTAGCTGAAAGTATGTTTAGCACCATGTTAAACAATCGTTTTAAAGAGTTGATGCAAAAGCCGGAATGCCCTGCAGTTGCAATGGAAGTTGGTGGATTTGAAATGTGTAGAACAAAAGCAGCAAATTATTTATATGTTGCACCTAAAGAGAATAAGGAAATTGAAGCTTTTGAAACTTTCATGACCGAGTTTACACGAGTTCAGCGCTTCGGATTTACCGAATCGGAATTAAATAGAGTTAAGCTTTCGTTCTTAAGAAGTTATGAGTCTTACCTTCAGGGAAAAGATAAAATCTCGAATGAAGATTGGGCGAAAACATTTCAACAGCATTTCTTGAAGGCAGAACCAGCACCATCAGTAGAATGGGATGTGGAATTTGGACAGAAAGTAATTCCTGAAATTACATTGCAGGAAGTAAACTCTATGCTTAAGAATTATTCGAATGTAAAAAATAGTGTATTTGCGCTAAGTGGTCCTGATAAAGCTGAGATTAACTATCCTGGTAAAGAAGAATTGTTTGCTTCGCTTAAGAAAGTAATGACTTCGAATATTGAAGCTTACGCTGATGAAACAGGAGATGCTCCACTTGTAACTGATGAATTGACAGAGAAGAAATTTGTATCTGAATCAGTAGTAAAAGGTACGGATGCGAAACTATATACATTAGAGAATGGTGCAAGAGTAATTGTTCTTCCTACTGATTACAGCAAGGATGAAATTTTATTCAGCTCATATAGTTTAGGAGGTAGCTCACTTCTTGAAAGAGAAGATATGGAATCAGGTGAAATGGCTACAATGTTAGCACAAATCTCTGGTGTTGGAGAATTCAATGCAATTCAGTTAAGAAAGAAATTAACAGGGAAAATTGCAGGTGTAAAACCACAATTAAGTAGTTATACTGAAGGATTCTCAGGATCAGCATCTCCTAAGGATTTTGAAACAATGCTACAATTGTTGTATCAGTATTTTGAGCATCCACGATTCGACCAAAATGTGTTTCAGGCACAAATGGGAGCCATTAAAAATAATCTTCAAAACGCTAAAGCTGATAACGGAAAAGCATTAAAGGACACAATTGGTCAGTTGATGTCTGATTATCACGAGCGTGCCTTAATGTTCAACGATGAGTTCGTAAACAACATTGATTTTGAGAAAGCGAAGAAAATCTACTTGGATAGATTTAAAGATGCCAGCGATTTTACTTTCTTTTTTGTAGGTAATATCGATGAAGAAAAACATCTGCCTTTGATTAGAAAATATGTTGGTAGTATTTCATCGGAAAAACGCCAGGAAAAATGGATAGACCGTAAGGTAAGAATGGCAGAAGGAAAAGCACAAAGAATTTTCGAAAGAGAAATGCAGGTTCCTAAAACCACAGTATACCTGGCTATCGATAATGAAATGGAATACAATTTGGAAACAAGAATGTATGCCAGAGTAGTTGCAGAATTGCTATCGAAAAGATATATGGAAACCATTCGTGAGGAAGAAGGTGGAACTTATGGTGTAAGTGTGCGTCCATCAATTAGCAAGCGTCCTTACGAGCATGTTGGATTAACAATTAATTTTGATTGTGGTCCTGAAAAACAGGAAAGATTAAGAGAATTGGTATATCAGGAATTAGATGCTATTGTAAAAACTGTGAATGAAACTGACCTTGATGAGATCAAGAAAAATTACATCAAGAGCAGAGCGGAATCAGAAAAAGAAAATAGTTTTTGGTTAAGTGTTATTCAATCATCATTAATGAATGATGAACCCATTGCAAATACCGAAGAATATAATAAACTAGTAAATAGCATTAGTGCGAAAAAAGTACAAGAATTCGCCAAAAAATTATTTAAGAAATACGATTCTGTTGAGGTTGTAATGAACCCTAAGAATTCGTAA
- a CDS encoding cytochrome c biogenesis protein CcdA gives MKVKITILAILMMVFSGLSFGQVIEPTKWKVEFSKKDVKVGDQLDVVFKATIDKTWHVYSNDFDPELGPILITFNFQDNSSYERVGEVKPINAHKHYDEIWEGEVSYFEKEGEMRQTIKVKELPLKVAGTFEYQTCSDATGQCVMGDDEFDLQIGKGELKAVAAANQTPVKKSDDPTKGSLWNIFILAFLGGLAAIFTPCVFPMIPMTVSFFMHSDENKAKAKFKAFFYGFSIILIYTVIGTIVAVTLGANFANFLSTHWIPNVLFFVIFMVFAASFFGMFEITMPSWIVNKSVANEDKGGLMGAFFMAFTLVLVSFSCTGPIVGAILVASAGGEVLMPIIGMLGFSSAFALPFTLFAIFPSWLNNMPKSGGWLNSVKVVLGFIEVALGLKFLSIADQTYHWGILDREVYLAIWIVVFTLMGFYLLGKLKFAHDSDVKFVSVPRLMLSIVTFGFVVYMIPGLFGAPLKALSGYMPPQASLDFDINKIVMNNSGGTTQHKETHTAKYSDFLHLPHGLNGYFDYEEGMAAAKKLNKPVFIDFTGHGCVNCREMESNVWSDPQVLKRLQEDYVVIAMYVDDKTKLPKEEWIVSQYDGKKKKTLGKKNADFQISKYNVNAQPYYCLLDTNGNDLTEPRAYDLDVEAFVEFLDRGKQEYKQKKTAQAIK, from the coding sequence ATGAAAGTTAAAATTACAATTCTAGCCATTTTAATGATGGTGTTTAGCGGACTTTCTTTTGGGCAGGTAATTGAGCCTACAAAGTGGAAAGTAGAGTTTTCTAAGAAAGATGTTAAAGTTGGAGATCAGCTGGATGTTGTTTTTAAAGCAACAATTGATAAAACATGGCATGTTTACTCTAACGATTTTGATCCTGAATTAGGTCCTATTTTAATTACTTTTAATTTTCAGGATAACTCAAGCTATGAAAGAGTAGGTGAGGTAAAGCCAATAAATGCTCATAAACACTACGATGAAATATGGGAGGGTGAGGTAAGCTATTTTGAAAAAGAGGGAGAAATGCGCCAAACCATTAAAGTAAAAGAATTACCTCTTAAAGTGGCAGGTACTTTTGAGTATCAGACTTGTTCCGATGCTACAGGGCAATGTGTAATGGGAGATGATGAATTCGATTTGCAAATAGGCAAAGGAGAACTTAAAGCTGTTGCTGCAGCAAACCAAACTCCTGTTAAAAAGTCCGATGATCCTACAAAAGGTTCACTTTGGAATATTTTTATTCTTGCCTTTTTAGGAGGCTTAGCTGCTATTTTTACTCCTTGTGTTTTTCCAATGATTCCAATGACTGTAAGTTTCTTTATGCACAGCGATGAGAATAAGGCAAAAGCAAAATTTAAAGCGTTTTTTTACGGATTTTCAATTATTTTAATTTATACAGTAATTGGTACAATTGTAGCAGTTACCTTGGGTGCTAATTTTGCAAACTTCCTAAGTACTCATTGGATTCCTAATGTATTATTCTTTGTAATTTTTATGGTTTTTGCGGCATCATTTTTCGGAATGTTCGAAATTACCATGCCAAGCTGGATTGTAAATAAATCTGTTGCCAACGAAGATAAAGGTGGATTAATGGGAGCATTCTTTATGGCATTCACCCTTGTGTTGGTTTCATTCTCATGTACGGGTCCAATTGTAGGTGCAATTTTAGTGGCATCGGCAGGTGGTGAGGTGTTAATGCCAATTATTGGAATGTTAGGATTTTCTTCAGCATTTGCATTACCATTCACACTATTCGCAATTTTTCCTTCGTGGTTAAACAATATGCCAAAATCTGGAGGATGGTTGAATTCGGTAAAAGTGGTTTTAGGTTTTATAGAAGTGGCTTTGGGATTAAAATTCTTAAGTATTGCCGATCAAACCTACCATTGGGGAATATTAGATCGCGAAGTTTATCTTGCAATTTGGATTGTAGTATTCACCTTAATGGGATTTTACTTGCTGGGTAAGCTAAAATTTGCTCACGATAGCGATGTAAAATTTGTTAGCGTGCCTCGCTTAATGCTATCAATTGTAACATTTGGTTTTGTAGTATATATGATTCCTGGCTTGTTTGGTGCTCCTTTAAAAGCATTATCGGGATATATGCCTCCTCAAGCTTCTCTTGATTTTGATATCAATAAAATAGTAATGAACAATTCGGGAGGAACTACACAGCATAAAGAAACACATACTGCTAAATATTCAGATTTTCTGCACTTGCCTCATGGGCTGAACGGATATTTCGACTACGAAGAAGGAATGGCTGCAGCTAAAAAATTAAATAAACCTGTATTCATCGATTTTACAGGCCATGGATGTGTTAACTGTCGAGAAATGGAATCGAATGTATGGTCCGATCCTCAGGTGTTAAAGCGTTTACAGGAAGATTATGTTGTTATAGCAATGTATGTTGATGATAAAACGAAACTTCCTAAAGAAGAGTGGATTGTTTCTCAATATGATGGAAAGAAAAAGAAAACTTTGGGTAAGAAAAATGCTGATTTTCAGATTTCAAAATACAATGTAAATGCTCAGCCATACTACTGCTTGTTAGATACTAATGGTAATGATTTAACAGAGCCTAGAGCTTACGATTTAGATGTGGAGGCATTCGTAGAATTTCTGGATAGAGGTAAACAAGAATACAAACAAAAAAAAACGGCTCAAGCTATTAAATAA
- the yccS gene encoding YccS family putative transporter, whose protein sequence is MRNRITLNQLQGKVWYEFIIRNLWRYPNRLLALKAAIAMGSLLIPFVIINQSFIGVTLALGALAGALSETDDHPKGRVKALLLTIISFAISSISVEILTPYPILFGIGLIGSTISFIIIGGLGERYRGVTFGALLVAIYTMLGADISSQWYIQPILLPAGALCYGLLSLCLLIFHPARLLEEQLAEGFEDLSLYMKEKSKLFPSDASIQKKTRNRLATLNIQLVNSLGRCKNVINSYADAIEDQNILRPYLHKFILLQSLHERAASSHEKYDLLSKNSDNAEILEGLGQLLIQLSQAAHELSKSLLMGTEYQHPVSIRWTISALRNQIKKRKSNSKQNDLGLLFKNLTQSHLSLQNMNYNLETGLLPRVDRDEESLWVRFSKQLNWNHPKFRYSIRLSTCFLIGYILIVTFNLEKGHWILLTSLFVCQPSYSETRRRLFQRILGTLSGVIAGVLIVQILPTKAGQIILLLSAAYAFFVWLKKNYALSVVFVTIFVIAAFNLIADKGVAIMGPRILDTLIGAILAIGVVRFMWPDWQYKKLPKLLATAINKNKEYFSRILLEYDQLSEDDLAYRISRYQAHQADNSLAMAWRGMKLEPKQHQKLQKRAFSLTYLNHALLSYLSALGAHRNTPNYMTEKEQSMYRDVEETLTIVAEAIQNQNPCDSNENLQFILEKLDDILNETERGIRRQKLVLLYNIAEVTEQLVQKAKLINKEDE, encoded by the coding sequence ATGAGAAACAGAATTACATTAAATCAATTACAAGGCAAAGTATGGTATGAGTTTATAATACGTAACTTGTGGCGCTATCCTAACCGTTTACTAGCCCTTAAGGCTGCAATTGCTATGGGTAGTTTACTTATCCCTTTTGTTATTATTAATCAGTCGTTTATTGGTGTTACTTTAGCATTAGGTGCATTAGCAGGAGCTTTATCAGAAACCGATGATCATCCTAAAGGAAGAGTAAAAGCACTATTACTTACCATTATTAGTTTTGCAATTTCGAGTATTTCAGTCGAAATACTTACTCCATATCCCATATTATTCGGCATTGGCTTAATTGGTTCCACAATAAGTTTTATTATAATTGGTGGACTAGGCGAACGCTACAGAGGCGTTACTTTCGGAGCTCTTTTAGTTGCTATTTATACAATGCTTGGCGCTGATATTTCTTCCCAATGGTATATTCAGCCAATTTTACTACCTGCCGGAGCACTCTGTTACGGACTGCTTTCATTGTGCCTGCTAATTTTTCATCCTGCACGCTTACTAGAGGAGCAGTTGGCTGAAGGTTTCGAAGATTTATCGCTTTACATGAAAGAAAAATCGAAACTTTTCCCTAGCGATGCATCTATTCAAAAGAAAACCCGTAACCGCTTGGCTACTCTTAACATTCAACTTGTTAACTCTCTTGGCCGATGTAAAAATGTAATAAACAGTTATGCCGATGCTATAGAAGATCAGAATATTTTACGACCTTACTTGCATAAATTCATTTTACTACAAAGTTTACATGAGCGAGCAGCTTCAAGCCACGAAAAATATGACTTACTAAGCAAAAATTCAGATAACGCTGAAATACTAGAAGGACTAGGTCAGTTATTAATTCAATTATCGCAGGCAGCACACGAATTATCTAAAAGCCTATTAATGGGAACTGAGTATCAACACCCTGTATCTATTCGTTGGACAATTAGTGCACTAAGAAATCAAATCAAAAAAAGAAAATCGAACTCGAAGCAAAACGATCTGGGTTTACTGTTCAAAAACCTTACTCAATCGCACTTATCTTTACAAAACATGAACTATAATCTGGAAACAGGATTACTTCCAAGAGTAGATCGCGACGAAGAAAGTTTATGGGTAAGATTCTCCAAACAATTAAACTGGAATCACCCTAAATTTAGATACTCCATTAGATTAAGCACGTGTTTTCTTATAGGATACATCCTAATTGTAACTTTTAATTTGGAAAAAGGACACTGGATTTTACTAACCAGCTTATTCGTATGTCAGCCAAGCTACAGCGAAACTCGTCGCAGATTATTCCAAAGAATTTTAGGAACTTTAAGTGGTGTTATTGCAGGTGTTTTAATCGTACAAATTCTTCCTACAAAAGCCGGACAAATTATTTTACTACTAAGTGCTGCTTATGCATTTTTTGTGTGGCTTAAAAAAAATTATGCCTTATCGGTGGTATTTGTTACTATTTTTGTAATAGCTGCCTTTAACCTTATTGCTGATAAAGGTGTTGCAATTATGGGACCCCGAATTTTAGATACTCTAATTGGAGCTATTTTGGCTATTGGTGTTGTACGATTTATGTGGCCCGACTGGCAATACAAGAAACTACCTAAGCTACTTGCTACTGCTATTAATAAGAACAAGGAATACTTTAGTCGTATTTTATTGGAATACGATCAGCTTAGCGAAGATGATCTTGCCTATCGTATTTCAAGATATCAAGCTCATCAGGCAGATAATTCACTGGCAATGGCTTGGCGAGGTATGAAACTTGAACCAAAACAACATCAGAAACTTCAGAAAAGAGCTTTTTCCCTTACCTATCTAAACCATGCACTCTTGTCGTACTTATCGGCACTGGGAGCTCATCGTAATACACCAAATTACATGACCGAAAAAGAACAGAGTATGTATAGAGATGTTGAGGAAACTCTTACCATTGTAGCAGAAGCAATTCAAAACCAAAATCCATGCGATTCAAATGAAAATTTGCAGTTTATACTAGAAAAACTTGATGACATTCTTAATGAAACAGAAAGAGGAATCCGCCGACAAAAATTGGTATTACTCTACAATATTGCCGAAGTTACAGAACAGTTGGTACAAAAAGCAAAGCTTATAAATAAAGAAGACGAATAA
- a CDS encoding thioredoxin family protein: MKKIKLVLIAGVLLMFFSSTVKAQGIEFFHGSFAEAQIKAKKEGKQIFMDFYTAWCGPCKMMAKKYFTLETVGNEFNKKFVCLKIDSEKGEGPVLAKKYAVKAYPTLVFTNASGKELKKALGMKNEEQLLDLVK, from the coding sequence ATGAAGAAAATAAAACTAGTATTGATTGCCGGAGTTCTATTAATGTTCTTTTCTTCGACTGTTAAAGCGCAGGGAATTGAGTTTTTTCACGGATCTTTTGCCGAAGCTCAGATAAAAGCAAAGAAAGAAGGAAAGCAAATTTTCATGGATTTTTATACTGCCTGGTGTGGTCCTTGTAAAATGATGGCCAAAAAATATTTTACACTGGAAACTGTAGGGAATGAATTCAACAAAAAATTTGTTTGCCTAAAAATTGATTCAGAAAAAGGAGAAGGTCCTGTTTTAGCCAAAAAATATGCAGTAAAAGCTTATCCAACACTCGTGTTTACCAATGCTTCGGGAAAAGAACTAAAAAAAGCATTAGGGATGAAAAATGAAGAGCAACTTTTAGATTTGGTAAAATAG
- a CDS encoding L-serine ammonia-lyase, iron-sulfur-dependent, subunit alpha, with the protein MKEIFLQKLKEEFVPALGCTEPVALAYAAAKAREVLTMEPESLEFHVSGNIFKNGMGVGIPGSGMVGLPIAGALGALGGNPNAGLEVLGGICDNTMKLAKEFVDKGNVKVDVKYNVPKLYIECICRNGENSGRVIIQDRHTNIVTAERNGVVLFNNKEGSQEEGKTDFSTWSFSAIYEFIKTVDIDDIAFVEKGIELNKLIAEEGLKGNYGLQVGKSMMINIKKGLLSSDVMNRSVMLTAAASDARMAGSSMPVMSNCGSGNQGLSVSLPVIVVAEEFNADREKLLRALAFALLVTIYMKSFVGQLSALCGVLLSTAGAACGMTYIMGGDFKQLGMTLQNMTGSVTGMICDGAKYGCSQKIAASVSAAVQSSLLAINHSSLNGQDGIIDDDVEATIRNIGRLANEGMGVTDEVILKTMLEKMKKGL; encoded by the coding sequence ATGAAAGAAATATTCTTACAAAAACTGAAAGAGGAATTCGTTCCTGCCCTTGGTTGTACCGAGCCAGTTGCTTTAGCTTATGCTGCAGCAAAGGCCAGAGAGGTGTTAACAATGGAACCTGAAAGTTTGGAGTTTCATGTTAGTGGAAATATTTTTAAGAATGGTATGGGAGTTGGTATACCCGGCTCTGGAATGGTTGGCTTACCTATTGCCGGTGCTTTAGGTGCTTTGGGCGGTAATCCTAATGCTGGTTTAGAAGTTTTGGGCGGAATTTGTGATAATACAATGAAGCTGGCTAAAGAGTTTGTCGATAAGGGAAATGTTAAGGTCGACGTAAAATATAATGTTCCTAAACTTTATATCGAATGTATTTGTAGAAATGGGGAAAATTCTGGTAGAGTAATTATTCAGGATAGACATACCAATATTGTTACGGCAGAGCGAAATGGAGTTGTTTTGTTTAATAATAAAGAGGGGAGCCAAGAGGAAGGAAAAACCGATTTTTCAACATGGAGTTTTAGTGCAATATATGAATTTATAAAAACTGTTGATATAGATGATATTGCTTTTGTAGAGAAAGGAATAGAACTGAATAAATTAATTGCAGAAGAAGGATTAAAAGGAAATTATGGATTGCAGGTTGGAAAATCTATGATGATAAACATTAAAAAAGGCCTGCTTTCAAGTGATGTTATGAACCGTTCTGTTATGCTTACAGCTGCAGCTTCTGATGCGCGAATGGCAGGAAGTTCGATGCCGGTAATGTCAAACTGTGGTAGTGGAAATCAGGGGCTTAGTGTGTCTCTTCCTGTTATTGTAGTGGCCGAAGAATTTAATGCCGATAGGGAAAAACTATTGAGAGCTTTGGCTTTTGCATTATTGGTTACAATTTACATGAAATCTTTTGTGGGTCAGTTGTCGGCCTTATGCGGAGTGTTGTTATCTACTGCTGGTGCTGCTTGCGGAATGACTTATATTATGGGAGGAGATTTTAAACAATTGGGAATGACTCTGCAAAATATGACTGGTAGTGTAACAGGAATGATTTGTGATGGTGCTAAATATGGTTGTTCTCAAAAAATAGCTGCTAGTGTAAGTGCAGCTGTGCAATCATCTTTACTGGCAATTAACCATAGTAGCCTTAATGGACAAGATGGTATTATTGATGATGATGTGGAGGCAACAATTAGAAATATTGGGCGTTTGGCAAACGAAGGTATGGGAGTTACCGACGAGGTAATTTTAAAAACTATGCTTGAAAAAATGAAAAAGGGTTTATAG
- a CDS encoding ferredoxin: MIAEVNQETCIDCEVCKSICSEVFKMKVNGLTQIATELTSGKIKDFVMEAKKNSSYILSRIF, encoded by the coding sequence ATGATAGCAGAAGTAAATCAGGAAACTTGTATCGATTGTGAAGTATGTAAATCGATTTGTTCAGAAGTATTCAAAATGAAAGTGAATGGATTAACTCAAATTGCAACAGAATTAACTTCTGGTAAAATTAAGGATTTTGTTATGGAAGCAAAAAAAAACAGTAGTTATATTTTGAGCAGAATCTTTTAA